A single genomic interval of Croceibacter atlanticus HTCC2559 harbors:
- a CDS encoding RecQ family ATP-dependent DNA helicase, whose amino-acid sequence MIKAEHTLRKFWGFEAFRPSQESVISSVLDHNDTLALLPTGGGKSLCFQVPAMVNEGICIVISPLIALMQDQVNVLKNKGIKAMALTSGMSYSDLDAALDNCIYGNYKFLYLSPERLQQNLVQERIKAMNVNLIAIDEAHCISQWGHDFRPAYREIKILRELHPSVTFLALTATAKKDVEKDIIQLLDLYQPKVIKQSFKRENLALRTLKSNNKYQTLLRELQNISGSAIVYLRNRKLTLDISNFLNTNNLSATNYHGGITNSEKKDRLKQWLDGTKKIMVATNAFGMGIDKADVRKVIHFNFADSLESYYQEAGRAGRDGNRAEAVMIYNESDTVLIQDLFLKNLPSVEGVKYVYSKLNSFFRIAFGEGEGETFSFNFYEFCQHYQLNTLLTYQTLQTLDRASVITLTQRYAKKSEVQFIITNKQLLYFIEENPKYEPIIKAILRSYGGIFEAPVSINLVQVLAKAGTYEKEALQLLKELDEQGIITFEFSKHDAQITFLKPREDDHTINPLVPYINQQKSHKEYQISSFLKYVKNDEDCKMLQLLHYFDETEGTPCGICSVCSTKQTKSQKTDFKSIKEAIFFQLKQSNKSSHELSEAIKLPKQTLLQVLSLLVSEELIMRTPENTYKIR is encoded by the coding sequence ATGATAAAAGCCGAACATACCCTTAGGAAATTTTGGGGTTTTGAAGCTTTTAGGCCTTCACAAGAATCTGTCATCTCTTCTGTATTAGATCATAATGACACCTTGGCACTTTTGCCAACAGGTGGTGGTAAATCGTTGTGCTTTCAGGTACCTGCAATGGTAAACGAAGGTATTTGTATTGTAATATCTCCGCTAATTGCACTTATGCAAGATCAAGTTAATGTTCTTAAAAATAAAGGAATTAAGGCAATGGCACTTACGAGTGGTATGAGCTATTCAGACTTAGATGCTGCTTTAGATAATTGCATATATGGTAATTATAAGTTTTTATACCTATCTCCAGAACGCTTACAGCAAAATTTAGTTCAGGAGCGTATAAAAGCTATGAATGTAAACCTTATAGCTATAGATGAAGCACACTGTATTTCTCAATGGGGTCACGATTTTAGACCAGCATATAGAGAGATTAAAATTTTACGAGAATTACATCCTTCAGTAACATTTTTAGCACTTACAGCAACAGCCAAGAAGGATGTTGAGAAAGATATAATACAATTATTAGATTTATACCAACCCAAGGTAATAAAACAGTCTTTTAAGAGAGAGAACTTAGCATTGCGAACTCTAAAATCTAATAACAAATACCAAACTCTCTTAAGGGAACTGCAAAACATTTCCGGAAGTGCAATTGTATACTTAAGAAATAGAAAGTTAACGTTGGATATTTCTAACTTTTTAAACACCAATAATCTTAGTGCTACAAATTACCATGGTGGTATTACAAACTCAGAAAAGAAAGATCGCCTAAAGCAGTGGTTAGATGGTACCAAAAAAATTATGGTAGCAACAAATGCTTTTGGAATGGGAATAGATAAAGCAGATGTACGAAAAGTTATCCATTTTAATTTTGCAGATAGTCTTGAAAGCTATTACCAAGAAGCAGGACGTGCTGGAAGAGATGGTAATAGGGCAGAGGCCGTAATGATTTATAATGAAAGCGATACTGTTTTAATACAAGATCTTTTTCTTAAAAACCTTCCAAGCGTTGAAGGTGTAAAATACGTGTACTCAAAACTTAATAGTTTTTTTAGAATAGCTTTTGGTGAAGGTGAAGGAGAAACATTTAGTTTTAATTTTTATGAATTTTGCCAACACTACCAATTAAATACATTATTAACATACCAAACTTTACAGACTTTAGATAGAGCGAGTGTGATTACTCTAACACAGCGTTATGCTAAAAAAAGTGAGGTGCAGTTTATTATTACAAATAAACAATTACTTTATTTTATTGAAGAAAATCCTAAATATGAACCAATTATAAAAGCCATTTTGCGTTCTTATGGAGGTATTTTTGAAGCTCCTGTTTCAATAAATTTAGTGCAGGTTTTAGCAAAAGCTGGCACTTACGAGAAAGAAGCATTACAGTTGTTAAAAGAATTGGATGAACAAGGAATCATAACATTTGAATTTTCTAAACACGACGCTCAGATTACTTTTTTAAAACCTAGGGAAGATGATCATACTATTAATCCTTTGGTGCCGTATATAAATCAACAAAAATCACATAAGGAGTACCAAATCTCTTCATTTTTAAAATATGTAAAGAATGATGAAGATTGTAAAATGCTTCAGCTATTACACTATTTTGATGAAACTGAAGGAACACCTTGTGGAATTTGCTCTGTGTGCTCAACTAAACAAACTAAATCACAAAAAACAGATTTTAAAAGTATTAAAGAAGCTATTTTTTTTCAATTAAAACAATCTAATAAGTCCTCACATGAGCTTTCAGAAGCTATAAAACTGCCTAAACAAACCTTATTACAAGTATTAAGCTTATTAGTAAGTGAAGAGTTAATTATGAGGACACCAGAAAACACATATAAAATACGATGA
- the fmt gene encoding methionyl-tRNA formyltransferase translates to MRDLRILFMGTPEFATTILDHVINEDYNVVGVVTAPDKPAGRGRKIHESHVKGYAVKKGLKVLQPTNLKSEEFSEQLNELDPNVIIVVAFRMLPKQVWQYPEYGTFNLHASLLPQYRGAAPIHWAIINGETTTGVSTFFIDEKIDTGEMILQKETTITPDETVGDLHDKLMNLGCSTVTETLKLISEDTVTTTPQPQNITLKTAYKLNNDNTRVDWSLPVNEVYNKIRGLNPFPVAYTILYQDNEELRMKLYKVRMRQEEHSKSPGTINIEDSTLKIAAKDGFILVEELQLPGKRKMAIKDLLNGFSFKEDSYVV, encoded by the coding sequence ATGAGAGATTTAAGAATATTATTTATGGGCACTCCAGAGTTTGCCACAACTATATTAGATCATGTAATTAATGAAGATTACAATGTAGTAGGTGTGGTTACAGCACCAGATAAGCCAGCAGGACGAGGTCGTAAAATTCACGAGTCTCACGTAAAAGGGTATGCTGTAAAAAAAGGGTTAAAAGTATTGCAACCTACTAATTTAAAATCTGAAGAATTTAGTGAGCAACTAAATGAGTTAGATCCTAATGTAATAATAGTTGTTGCATTTAGGATGTTACCAAAACAAGTTTGGCAGTATCCTGAATATGGTACGTTTAATCTTCACGCATCATTATTACCACAATATCGTGGTGCAGCACCTATTCATTGGGCAATTATAAATGGAGAGACTACAACGGGCGTATCAACATTTTTTATAGACGAAAAGATTGATACTGGTGAAATGATTTTACAAAAAGAAACAACTATTACGCCAGATGAAACAGTAGGAGACCTACACGATAAATTAATGAATTTGGGATGTAGTACCGTTACTGAAACCCTAAAACTAATATCGGAAGATACTGTAACAACAACACCACAACCACAAAATATTACATTAAAAACGGCTTACAAGCTAAATAATGACAATACAAGAGTAGATTGGTCTTTACCAGTTAATGAGGTGTATAATAAGATAAGAGGCTTAAATCCTTTTCCTGTAGCATACACAATACTTTATCAAGACAATGAGGAGTTGCGTATGAAACTTTACAAAGTTAGAATGCGACAGGAAGAACATTCGAAATCACCTGGAACAATAAACATTGAAGATTCTACCTTAAAAATTGCAGCTAAAGATGGGTTTATTTTGGTAGAAGAGTTGCAACTTCCTGGAAAGCGTAAAATGGCAATAAAAGATCTTTTAAATGGATTTAGCTTTAAAGAAGATAGCTATGTGGTCTAA
- a CDS encoding HU family DNA-binding protein translates to MNKSDLIDAMAEDAGVSKAAAKKALESFLGHIEKGLKKGDRISLVGFGSWSVSKRAAREGRNPQTGKTIKIAAKNVVKFKAGSDLQKAVN, encoded by the coding sequence ATGAACAAATCAGATTTAATTGATGCAATGGCAGAAGATGCTGGAGTATCTAAAGCAGCAGCAAAAAAAGCGTTAGAATCTTTCTTAGGACACATTGAAAAAGGTCTTAAAAAAGGTGACCGTATTTCTTTAGTAGGATTCGGTTCTTGGAGCGTTTCTAAAAGAGCTGCTCGTGAAGGTAGAAACCCACAAACTGGTAAGACTATCAAAATCGCTGCTAAAAACGTAGTAAAGTTTAAAGCAGGTTCAGATTTACAGAAAGCTGTAAACTAA
- a CDS encoding YqgE/AlgH family protein — MFTPKPKKGDLLIAEPSILADVSFNRSVILLAEHSIEGSVGFILNKHSDYELSDLIPEIENTFPVYKGGPVEENNLYFIHKVPDLIPNSIEISNGIYWAGDFNEVTKLIMSKKVSEEDIRFFLGYSGWDATQLDDELSGNSWIVLENEDKNNIIGKSSESFWKEKMVELGGDYLIWSNAPENPSYN, encoded by the coding sequence ATGTTTACACCAAAACCGAAAAAAGGAGATTTACTTATTGCAGAGCCATCTATTTTAGCAGATGTCTCTTTTAATAGGTCTGTAATTCTTTTAGCAGAACACTCTATTGAAGGCTCTGTTGGTTTTATTCTTAATAAACATTCAGATTACGAGTTAAGTGATTTAATCCCTGAGATAGAAAATACATTTCCAGTTTATAAAGGAGGTCCTGTAGAGGAGAACAATCTATACTTTATTCATAAAGTACCAGATCTTATACCAAATAGTATTGAAATATCTAATGGAATTTATTGGGCTGGAGATTTTAATGAAGTCACTAAGCTTATTATGAGCAAAAAAGTATCTGAAGAGGATATTCGCTTTTTTTTAGGTTACTCTGGTTGGGATGCAACCCAATTAGATGATGAGCTCTCTGGAAACTCTTGGATTGTACTAGAAAATGAAGATAAGAATAATATTATTGGCAAATCTTCAGAAAGTTTCTGGAAAGAAAAAATGGTCGAACTAGGTGGTGATTACCTAATTTGGAGTAACGCGCCAGAAAATCCAAGTTATAATTAA
- a CDS encoding aminotransferase class IV encodes MVNFNGNLIPQEEAKLSITNRGYSYGDSLFETIRVLNGKVIFWEDHYFRLMSSMRILRMDIPMAFSPEYLETQIKETVQSKSLTNARVKLQVHRKEGGLYSPKDRGIEFIIMATELKEPFYMGKDQAYEIELFKDHYLTSGLLSSIKSNNKLINILGSIYAEENDYANCLLINENKSVVEALNGNLFLVKGNVIKTPPISDGCLNGVTRKQLINIIGKLEDYTLEEASISPFELQKADELFITNVIVGVQSITKYRKKEFENTTAKSLLGKLNAHARLS; translated from the coding sequence ATGGTAAATTTTAACGGCAATCTAATACCTCAGGAAGAGGCAAAACTTTCTATTACTAATAGAGGCTATTCTTATGGAGACAGCCTTTTTGAAACCATTCGTGTTTTAAACGGTAAGGTAATATTTTGGGAAGATCACTATTTTAGATTAATGTCTTCAATGAGGATATTAAGAATGGATATTCCTATGGCCTTTTCTCCAGAATACTTAGAGACACAGATTAAAGAAACTGTACAATCTAAATCTTTAACTAATGCAAGAGTAAAATTACAGGTGCATAGAAAAGAAGGTGGTCTGTATTCTCCGAAAGACCGTGGCATAGAATTTATAATTATGGCTACAGAACTTAAGGAGCCCTTTTATATGGGTAAAGACCAAGCCTATGAAATTGAACTTTTTAAAGACCATTACTTAACTAGCGGCTTACTATCTTCAATAAAATCTAACAATAAACTAATAAATATTCTAGGAAGTATTTATGCTGAAGAAAATGATTATGCCAACTGTCTTCTTATAAATGAAAACAAAAGTGTTGTAGAAGCTTTAAATGGTAATCTTTTTTTAGTGAAGGGCAATGTTATAAAAACGCCACCAATTTCAGATGGTTGTCTTAATGGCGTTACTCGAAAACAACTCATAAATATTATTGGAAAACTTGAAGATTATACTTTAGAAGAAGCATCTATATCTCCGTTTGAGCTTCAAAAAGCAGATGAGCTATTTATTACAAATGTTATTGTAGGAGTACAATCAATTACAAAATACAGAAAGAAGGAGTTTGAAAATACAACTGCAAAGTCTCTACTAGGAAAACTTAATGCTCACGCAAGGCTAAGTTAA
- a CDS encoding START-like domain-containing protein has translation MEDRIKYEMEFVIQSSPSLLYNYLSTPSGLSEWYADNVNSRGELFTFIWEGSEEQAKLLSKKTDERVKFRWMDDVDNEESYFFELRIQVDEITKDVSLMITDFADDEDEVEEGKMLWENMVSNLKQVLGST, from the coding sequence ATGGAAGACAGAATAAAATATGAAATGGAGTTCGTTATACAGTCGTCTCCTTCCTTGCTTTACAATTACCTATCAACACCTTCAGGTCTTAGTGAATGGTATGCCGACAATGTTAACTCTAGAGGCGAACTTTTTACTTTTATTTGGGAAGGTAGTGAAGAACAAGCTAAACTGTTAAGTAAAAAAACAGATGAACGCGTAAAGTTTAGATGGATGGATGATGTAGATAATGAAGAATCATATTTCTTTGAGCTTCGTATACAAGTAGATGAAATTACCAAAGACGTTTCTTTAATGATAACAGACTTTGCAGATGATGAAGATGAAGTAGAAGAAGGAAAAATGCTTTGGGAAAATATGGTATCTAACCTAAAACAAGTGCTAGGTTCTACTTAA
- a CDS encoding phytoene desaturase family protein, translating into MRQKNYKPFSTTEDFSNIDHIIIGSGIGSLTTAVWLAKSGKKVIVLERHYVPGGFTHSFKRKHGFKWDVGVHYVGNVGPNDSLKPFFDYLTQGKLDWEYMGDVYDVAHIDGMVYKFKAGKDQFINQMISYFPQEAQAIKQYIKLVENANKRSSAYFFEKVFEPILQKTLGKIIKSRFKRYAKPTTFETISKLTSNKRLIAVLCAQCGDYGLPPKQSSFAAHALIVGHFLNGGYYPKGGSEQISLKTIDTLNELGSKVYINAEVSKIVISNNKVTGVIVNNTFLPSKSIISGVGISNTVNHLLKGQDNKLSAINFKAIKPSIAHMCLYVGLTKTSEELNLPKHNIWWYDNDNIDAILNDTPLDEVSDKFAYVSFPSSKDPLWEDYNPNTSSIQAISFANYKWFKEFEEEPWKKRSVKYDSLKQEFETKMLEKLYLLYPQIKGNVLVTEVSTPLSTKHFSNYKHGEIYGLDHSPKRFLESDIRPKTKIKGLYLTGQDVTVVGVGGAMMAGVLCATTILKMNSWKNFREMGRFKNKKD; encoded by the coding sequence ATGCGTCAGAAAAACTATAAACCATTCTCTACTACAGAAGATTTTTCTAATATAGATCATATAATTATAGGATCTGGTATTGGCAGTCTTACTACTGCCGTATGGCTGGCTAAATCTGGGAAGAAAGTTATTGTTTTAGAACGCCATTACGTTCCTGGCGGTTTTACTCATAGCTTTAAGAGAAAACATGGCTTTAAATGGGATGTCGGTGTACATTATGTAGGTAATGTTGGACCTAATGATTCTCTCAAACCATTTTTTGATTACCTAACTCAAGGAAAATTAGATTGGGAATATATGGGTGATGTATATGATGTAGCTCATATAGATGGTATGGTATATAAGTTTAAAGCTGGAAAAGATCAGTTTATAAATCAAATGATTTCATATTTTCCTCAAGAAGCTCAAGCTATCAAACAATATATTAAGCTTGTTGAAAATGCAAATAAAAGAAGTTCAGCATATTTCTTTGAAAAGGTTTTTGAACCTATTCTTCAAAAGACTTTAGGTAAAATTATAAAGAGTCGATTTAAAAGGTATGCAAAACCAACAACTTTTGAAACCATAAGTAAGCTTACATCAAATAAGCGTTTAATAGCTGTTTTATGTGCACAATGTGGAGATTATGGTTTACCCCCAAAACAAAGTAGTTTTGCTGCGCACGCATTAATTGTTGGTCATTTTCTTAATGGCGGCTACTACCCTAAAGGAGGTTCTGAGCAAATTAGCCTTAAAACGATAGATACATTAAACGAGTTAGGAAGTAAAGTTTATATAAACGCTGAGGTATCTAAAATTGTAATCAGTAATAATAAAGTAACTGGTGTAATTGTAAATAACACATTTCTGCCTAGCAAAAGTATAATTAGCGGTGTTGGCATTTCTAATACAGTAAACCATTTATTAAAAGGCCAAGACAATAAATTAAGCGCAATTAACTTTAAAGCCATTAAACCATCTATAGCGCATATGTGTTTATATGTCGGATTAACTAAAACTAGTGAAGAACTAAACTTGCCGAAGCATAATATTTGGTGGTATGATAATGATAATATAGATGCTATTCTTAATGACACACCTTTAGATGAGGTTTCAGATAAATTTGCATATGTCTCCTTTCCATCTTCTAAAGATCCTTTATGGGAAGACTATAACCCTAACACTAGTAGTATACAAGCTATTTCATTTGCCAATTACAAATGGTTTAAAGAGTTTGAGGAGGAGCCTTGGAAAAAAAGAAGTGTAAAATATGACTCACTAAAGCAAGAATTTGAAACTAAAATGCTTGAAAAGCTATATTTGCTATATCCACAAATAAAGGGTAATGTCTTAGTTACAGAGGTTTCAACACCATTATCTACAAAACACTTTTCTAACTACAAACACGGAGAAATATATGGTTTAGACCATTCTCCTAAACGATTTTTAGAAAGCGACATTAGGCCTAAAACAAAAATTAAGGGTCTATATTTAACTGGTCAAGATGTAACAGTTGTAGGTGTAGGCGGTGCAATGATGGCAGGTGTACTTTGTGCTACAACAATTTTAAAAATGAATAGTTGGAAGAATTTTAGGGAAATGGGAAGATTTAAAAACAAAAAAGACTAA
- a CDS encoding M15 family metallopeptidase, with amino-acid sequence MNRRHFIKCSSAIGALTMLPISLWSQATTVYSKDILTGKGNPQLFGDGYRLQEKAHKAFKAMKSEALKENINIQVVSSYRNFDHQKRIWESKYARFTKQGLNPNQVISKIIEYSTIPGTSRHHWGTDLDIIDANSTYKGDVLVPSKFHGTGPFCKLKEWMDNNAANFGFKLVYTDNPAREGFKYEPWHYSFAEISKPMLSEYRNIDLKSFLKEEKLSGSSIITSKFIDDYITKNILDINPELL; translated from the coding sequence ATGAATAGAAGACACTTTATAAAATGTTCATCTGCAATAGGTGCTTTAACTATGCTCCCTATATCCTTATGGTCTCAAGCTACCACAGTATATTCTAAAGATATTTTAACAGGAAAAGGTAATCCGCAGTTGTTTGGAGATGGCTATAGGCTTCAAGAAAAAGCTCATAAAGCATTTAAAGCTATGAAAAGTGAAGCTTTAAAGGAGAATATAAATATACAAGTAGTCTCAAGCTATCGAAATTTTGATCATCAAAAAAGAATTTGGGAAAGTAAATACGCTAGATTCACAAAACAAGGGTTAAACCCAAATCAAGTAATTTCAAAAATCATAGAGTACTCTACTATTCCTGGTACATCTCGGCATCATTGGGGAACAGATTTAGATATTATTGATGCAAACAGTACCTATAAAGGAGATGTATTAGTACCATCTAAATTTCACGGTACAGGTCCTTTTTGTAAACTTAAAGAGTGGATGGATAATAACGCCGCAAACTTTGGGTTTAAATTAGTGTATACAGATAATCCAGCTAGAGAAGGCTTTAAATACGAACCTTGGCACTACTCTTTTGCTGAGATTTCTAAACCTATGCTTTCGGAGTATAGAAATATAGACCTAAAATCATTTTTAAAAGAAGAAAAACTCTCTGGTTCTTCAATTATTACAAGTAAGTTTATAGACGATTATATTACTAAAAATATTCTTGATATAAACCCAGAACTTCTTTAA
- a CDS encoding GNAT family N-acetyltransferase: MAYVVKQITAAETIPVRHQVLRQGKPIESCVFQNDEDSQTFHLGAFHKDELIGVATYLKSKSSHFSQQYQYQLRGMAVLKHYQGKQIGKQLLQFGEEKLALLKASLLWFNARENAWSFYERNGYSKFGEEFMIPDIGKHLVMYKQL, encoded by the coding sequence ATGGCTTATGTTGTTAAACAAATTACAGCTGCTGAAACTATTCCTGTAAGACATCAGGTTTTAAGACAAGGAAAACCAATTGAAAGCTGCGTGTTTCAGAACGATGAAGATTCTCAAACATTTCATTTAGGAGCTTTTCATAAAGATGAGCTTATAGGTGTTGCTACATATTTAAAATCAAAAAGCAGCCATTTTTCTCAACAGTACCAATATCAATTAAGAGGAATGGCTGTTTTAAAACACTACCAAGGCAAACAAATTGGCAAACAATTACTACAATTTGGTGAAGAAAAGTTGGCTTTACTAAAAGCTTCACTTTTATGGTTTAATGCAAGAGAAAACGCTTGGAGTTTTTATGAGCGCAATGGATATTCAAAATTTGGCGAAGAATTTATGATTCCAGATATAGGTAAACATTTAGTGATGTATAAACAACTATGA
- a CDS encoding GNAT family N-acetyltransferase: MGNSILHKENSTHGMFYIKKDKGIASELNYKLHNDIMTIDHTETKPEFEGRGLGSKLVEEAVNYARQKNFKINPLCPFVEVKFDETPAYEDVRA; the protein is encoded by the coding sequence ATGGGAAATTCAATTTTGCATAAAGAGAACAGTACACATGGTATGTTCTATATAAAAAAGGATAAGGGAATTGCTTCAGAATTAAACTATAAGCTTCATAATGATATTATGACGATAGACCATACTGAAACAAAACCTGAATTTGAAGGCAGAGGTTTAGGTTCTAAACTGGTTGAAGAAGCAGTAAATTACGCAAGACAGAAAAACTTTAAAATAAATCCGTTATGCCCTTTTGTTGAAGTGAAATTTGATGAAACACCTGCATATGAAGATGTGCGCGCATAA
- a CDS encoding ClpP family protease: protein MTKKTSKIQDLIDSNFLEERKVFLWGQVDDKSAKHVVDRLMYLDSQSNEEIQFFINSPGGYVTAGFSMYDTIMSLKSPVSTIASGLCASMGSILLSAGKKGRRFIQPHARVMIHQPSGGARGQASNIEIQAQEIIKTKELSAKILADNCDQDFDKVMKDFNRDYWMDAQESIDYGIVDAIYK, encoded by the coding sequence ATGACTAAGAAAACATCAAAAATACAAGACTTAATAGATAGTAACTTTTTAGAGGAACGTAAAGTGTTTCTTTGGGGACAGGTAGATGATAAATCTGCAAAACATGTTGTAGATCGTCTTATGTATCTAGATAGCCAAAGTAATGAGGAAATACAATTCTTTATTAATAGTCCTGGTGGTTATGTAACTGCAGGATTTTCTATGTACGATACCATTATGTCATTAAAAAGCCCAGTATCTACAATTGCATCTGGATTATGTGCATCAATGGGTAGTATATTATTATCTGCAGGTAAAAAAGGCAGACGTTTTATACAACCTCATGCAAGAGTTATGATACACCAACCTAGTGGTGGCGCAAGAGGACAAGCTAGTAATATAGAAATACAAGCTCAAGAGATTATAAAAACAAAAGAGCTTAGTGCCAAAATATTAGCAGATAATTGTGATCAAGATTTTGATAAAGTTATGAAAGACTTTAACAGAGACTATTGGATGGATGCTCAAGAATCAATTGACTATGGTATTGTAGATGCCATTTATAAATAA
- a CDS encoding GNAT family N-acetyltransferase translates to MIPDIRPLTFNDFNLFSPLVHELMGHTVDNSLLKQRYSEMFQQNYECFGIYDDENLIGVFGLWFMTRHYAGKSCEQDHVYILPENRNGGLGKKVFEWIFNYAISKGCETFELNSYVNNYPSHKFYMNLGYDIKGYHFVKHL, encoded by the coding sequence ATGATACCAGACATTAGACCACTCACTTTTAATGACTTCAATCTTTTTTCGCCATTAGTACATGAATTAATGGGACACACAGTAGACAATTCACTTTTGAAACAACGATATTCTGAAATGTTTCAGCAAAATTATGAGTGTTTTGGTATATACGATGATGAGAATTTAATTGGTGTTTTTGGATTGTGGTTTATGACCAGGCATTATGCAGGTAAATCTTGTGAGCAAGATCACGTTTATATTCTGCCAGAAAACCGTAATGGTGGTTTAGGTAAAAAAGTATTTGAATGGATTTTTAATTATGCCATCTCTAAAGGGTGCGAGACTTTTGAGCTTAATAGTTATGTAAACAATTATCCTAGCCATAAATTTTATATGAATTTAGGCTATGATATAAAAGGCTATCACTTTGTGAAACATTTGTAA
- a CDS encoding glutaminase, with protein sequence MDYQSILNTIEQKLDKRNCKGKVAAYIPELAKVPADKLGMHLYCINSGHYSFGDSNEKFSIQSISKVFTLALAIRFVGDKLWDRVDVEPSGDPFNSLTQLEYENGIPRNPFINAGALVVADVLVTHLENPKKELLDFVRQLCEDDTIDYDERIAKSEAASGYRNVALMNYMKSFENINNDVDEVLDFYYHQCSLAMSCKELAKAFMVFANAGKQLSTGKRILGKQKVKRMNALMQTCGFYDEAGEFSFKVGLPGKSGVGGGIVAVHPQQYSVAVWSPMLNEKGNSELGMDALEELTTLTGLSIF encoded by the coding sequence ATGGATTATCAAAGTATATTAAACACAATAGAACAGAAGTTAGATAAGCGTAACTGTAAAGGAAAAGTAGCTGCTTATATTCCAGAGCTTGCTAAGGTTCCTGCAGATAAATTAGGAATGCATTTGTATTGTATAAATTCTGGGCATTATAGCTTTGGAGACAGTAATGAAAAATTTTCTATACAGAGTATCTCCAAAGTTTTTACGCTTGCTTTAGCCATTCGTTTTGTTGGTGATAAATTATGGGATCGTGTAGATGTTGAACCTAGTGGAGATCCATTTAACTCACTTACACAATTAGAGTATGAAAATGGTATCCCTAGAAATCCTTTTATAAATGCAGGCGCATTAGTAGTTGCAGATGTATTGGTAACACATCTTGAAAATCCTAAAAAAGAGCTTCTCGATTTTGTACGTCAACTTTGTGAAGATGATACTATCGATTATGATGAACGTATTGCTAAAAGTGAAGCTGCAAGTGGCTACCGAAATGTAGCATTAATGAATTATATGAAGTCTTTTGAAAATATTAATAACGATGTAGATGAAGTCTTAGATTTCTATTATCACCAATGTTCCTTAGCAATGTCATGTAAAGAACTAGCTAAAGCCTTTATGGTATTTGCAAATGCCGGAAAACAACTTAGTACTGGCAAGAGAATTTTAGGAAAGCAAAAAGTAAAACGTATGAATGCATTAATGCAAACTTGTGGCTTTTACGATGAGGCAGGTGAATTTAGTTTTAAAGTTGGTTTGCCAGGAAAATCTGGAGTTGGTGGCGGTATTGTGGCTGTTCATCCACAACAATATTCTGTTGCGGTCTGGAGCCCAATGTTAAATGAGAAAGGAAATTCAGAACTTGGTATGGATGCATTAGAAGAGCTTACTACACTTACAGGTTTAAGTATTTTTTAA